The Scytonema hofmannii PCC 7110 genome has a segment encoding these proteins:
- a CDS encoding helix-turn-helix domain-containing protein — MPVPKAPPVELDEVEKKLLESIAETEEEYISKRALVILEAAKGESNTNICKKTGTSFHHVSTWRKKWLNATFTSQTEEELRELIKQFLESKDGRPRKCKQVEVAKIIEISKWNERSYRSQHAKNELIASEAVRRGIVSDISPRSIGRLLEQYQEEIAASS; from the coding sequence ATGCCAGTTCCAAAAGCGCCTCCTGTAGAACTAGACGAGGTAGAAAAAAAACTACTGGAATCAATTGCTGAGACAGAAGAAGAGTATATCAGCAAGCGGGCGCTTGTCATACTGGAAGCTGCTAAGGGTGAGAGTAATACAAACATATGCAAAAAGACAGGAACTAGTTTCCATCACGTATCGACCTGGCGTAAAAAGTGGTTAAATGCAACATTCACATCTCAAACGGAAGAAGAGCTAAGGGAATTAATCAAACAATTTCTCGAATCAAAGGACGGAAGACCCAGAAAGTGCAAACAAGTCGAAGTTGCCAAAATCATTGAAATTAGTAAATGGAACGAGAGAAGTTATCGATCGCAACACGCCAAGAACGAGCTCATTGCATCTGAAGCAGTACGTAGAGGAATCGTTTCAGATATATCGCCAAGAAGCATAGGGCGCTTGCTGGAACAGTACCAAGAAGAAATAGCAGCTTCAAGTTAA